The Burkholderia mallei ATCC 23344 genome has a window encoding:
- a CDS encoding CPBP family intramembrane glutamic endopeptidase gives MGDVNRTGWPPRLPPRLKRIWYGAGGLRAGWAVLLYAAIVAAILLALGAAARIAHHPFRPRGDLSTAGQMPFELALCAAALIATHVMSRLDRRSWLDYGLRAQRAALHFGWGAFCSLAAVSAIMGLLVATGGATIEYSGANRAAAFESAVTWACAFVLVALAEEIAFRGYAFFKLAQRTHPVVAAALTSLAFGLSHVSNRNENIAGIVPVVIYGLVACLAIWRTGSLWWALGEHAMWDWSESFLFGAADSGLTAHDTLFKSHAIGPVWLSGGTVGPEASVLVFPALAALAYVAWRLPSRMVSGPPLARGRRQAA, from the coding sequence ATGGGAGATGTGAACAGAACCGGCTGGCCGCCCCGTTTACCGCCGCGGCTCAAACGCATCTGGTACGGTGCGGGCGGCCTGCGCGCCGGCTGGGCCGTGCTGCTTTACGCGGCGATCGTCGCGGCGATCCTGCTTGCGCTCGGCGCCGCCGCGCGCATCGCGCATCATCCGTTCCGGCCGCGCGGCGATCTGAGCACGGCCGGCCAGATGCCGTTCGAGCTCGCGCTGTGCGCGGCCGCGCTGATCGCCACGCACGTGATGAGCCGCCTCGATCGCCGCTCGTGGCTCGATTACGGCCTGCGCGCGCAGCGCGCCGCGTTGCATTTCGGATGGGGCGCGTTCTGCAGCCTCGCCGCCGTGTCGGCGATCATGGGCCTGCTCGTCGCCACCGGCGGCGCGACGATCGAATACTCGGGCGCGAACCGCGCGGCTGCGTTCGAATCGGCCGTCACCTGGGCGTGCGCGTTCGTGCTCGTCGCGCTCGCGGAGGAAATCGCGTTTCGCGGCTATGCGTTCTTCAAGCTCGCGCAGCGCACCCACCCCGTCGTCGCGGCGGCGCTCACGTCGCTCGCGTTCGGCCTCTCGCACGTGTCGAACCGCAACGAGAACATCGCGGGCATCGTGCCCGTCGTGATCTACGGGCTCGTCGCATGCCTCGCGATCTGGCGCACCGGCTCGCTGTGGTGGGCGCTCGGCGAGCACGCGATGTGGGACTGGAGCGAATCGTTCCTGTTCGGCGCGGCCGACAGCGGGCTCACCGCGCACGACACGCTGTTCAAGAGCCATGCGATCGGCCCCGTGTGGCTGAGCGGCGGCACGGTCGGCCCCGAGGCGAGCGTGCTCGTGTTTCCGGCGCTCGCGGCGCTCGCGTACGTCGCCTGGCGCCTGCCGTCGCGCATGGTGAGCGGCCCGCCGCTCGCGCGCGGACGCCGGCAGGCGGCGTGA
- a CDS encoding glycine zipper 2TM domain-containing protein yields MNTKPIQTTTTKRAAFTKTTLLLALASAAALSLSACVAPNAYGPYGSQPQYGTPAYAQPSYAQPAYTQPSYAQPDYSQPGYPQQGYTQPGYQQGYQPGYQPGYSGYSTQYGTIAGIRPIGGATSPSGVAGTVVGALVGGVLGNQIGRGHGRDAATVIGALGGAVAGNQIGQQMGAQPSAYRVDVQLSDGSMRSFDLQTPGDLRPGDRVRVDGNQISRY; encoded by the coding sequence ATGAACACGAAGCCCATCCAAACAACGACAACGAAGCGCGCGGCTTTCACGAAAACCACCCTGCTCTTAGCGCTCGCCTCGGCGGCCGCGCTGTCGCTGAGCGCGTGCGTCGCGCCGAACGCGTACGGACCGTATGGTTCACAGCCGCAGTACGGCACGCCTGCCTACGCGCAGCCGTCGTACGCGCAGCCAGCCTACACGCAGCCGTCGTATGCGCAGCCCGATTACTCGCAGCCCGGCTATCCGCAGCAGGGCTACACGCAGCCCGGGTACCAGCAGGGCTATCAACCTGGCTATCAGCCCGGCTATTCGGGCTACTCGACGCAATACGGCACGATCGCCGGCATCCGTCCGATCGGCGGCGCGACGAGTCCGTCGGGCGTGGCGGGCACTGTCGTCGGCGCGCTTGTCGGCGGCGTGCTCGGCAACCAGATCGGCCGTGGCCACGGCCGCGACGCCGCAACCGTCATCGGCGCGCTCGGCGGCGCGGTCGCGGGCAATCAGATCGGCCAGCAGATGGGCGCGCAGCCGAGCGCGTACCGCGTCGACGTGCAACTGAGCGACGGCTCGATGCGCTCGTTCGACCTGCAAACGCCGGGTGACCTGCGCCCGGGCGATCGCGTGCGCGTCGACGGCAATCAGATCTCGCGGTATTGA
- the trpS gene encoding tryptophan--tRNA ligase, with protein MHDDTSNPCRAPIALTGDRPTGALHLGHYIGSLKTRIALQDTHRQFILVADTQALTDNAHDPDKVRRNVIEVALDYLAVGIDPRRSTIAVQSGLPALAELTLFYLNFVTVARLERNPTIKDEIHARGFGRDIPAGFLCYPVAQAADITAFKADTVPVGDDQLPLIEQTNEIVRRVNRQAGADVLPEASALISPTGRLPGVDGKAKMSKSQGNAIALSSSPDAIADAVRRMYTDPNHLRVSDPGTVEGNVVFTYLDAFDGEPDELERLKAAYRAGGLGDMVLKRRLEDRLQALIAPIRERRAQLARDPGYVVDVLKDGTAHARDVTQRTLDEVRDALGAFSFRRFVG; from the coding sequence ATGCACGACGACACCTCGAATCCTTGCCGAGCGCCGATCGCACTGACCGGCGACCGCCCGACGGGCGCGCTGCACCTCGGCCATTACATCGGCTCGCTGAAGACGCGCATCGCGCTTCAGGACACGCACCGGCAATTCATCCTCGTCGCCGACACGCAGGCGCTGACCGACAACGCGCACGATCCCGACAAGGTTCGCCGCAACGTGATCGAAGTCGCGCTCGACTATCTGGCCGTCGGCATCGATCCGCGCCGGAGCACGATCGCCGTGCAGTCGGGCCTGCCCGCGCTCGCCGAGCTGACGCTCTTCTATCTGAACTTCGTCACCGTCGCGCGCCTCGAGCGCAATCCGACGATCAAGGACGAGATCCACGCGCGCGGCTTCGGCCGCGACATTCCCGCCGGCTTTCTCTGCTACCCGGTCGCGCAGGCGGCCGACATCACCGCGTTCAAGGCCGACACGGTGCCCGTCGGCGACGATCAACTGCCGCTCATCGAGCAGACGAACGAGATCGTCCGTCGCGTCAACCGGCAGGCGGGCGCCGACGTGCTGCCCGAGGCGAGCGCGCTGATCTCGCCGACGGGACGGCTGCCGGGCGTCGACGGCAAGGCGAAGATGAGCAAATCGCAAGGCAACGCGATCGCGCTGTCGTCGTCGCCCGATGCGATCGCCGACGCGGTCAGGCGGATGTACACCGATCCGAACCACTTGCGCGTGTCCGATCCGGGAACGGTCGAAGGCAACGTGGTGTTCACGTATCTCGACGCGTTCGACGGCGAGCCCGACGAGCTCGAGCGGCTGAAGGCCGCGTATCGCGCGGGCGGCCTCGGCGACATGGTGCTCAAGCGCCGGCTCGAGGACAGGCTGCAGGCGTTGATCGCGCCGATCCGCGAGCGGCGCGCGCAGCTCGCGCGCGATCCGGGCTACGTCGTCGACGTGCTGAAGGACGGCACCGCGCACGCACGCGACGTCACGCAGCGCACGCTCGACGAGGTGCGCGATGCGCTGGGCGCGTTTTCGTTCCGGCGGTTCGTCGGTTGA
- a CDS encoding GlxA family transcriptional regulator, protein MSVAPARADRTGAMDKPTVRNYRMADMPKSPQFPPTPSAAAPAAARRAVHVLAFDDVQLLDVTGPLQVFASANDFAARRGLAIPYAPRVVAAHAPSVMSSAGLAFAAAPLPAAREPSDTLIVAGGCGVHGAARDPRLVDWVRRRAAYARRIASVCSGAFVLAAAGLLGGRRVVTHWSRCDELAQRYPDVRVEPDPIFIRDGNVWTSAGVTAGIDLALALVEDDLGRALALDVARYLVVFLKRPGGQAQFSAALSLQHEGGCFDELHAWAAANLGADLSVAALAARAGMSERSFMRRYREATGRTPARAIEQMRVEAARNLLADAPLPIKRIAARCGFGSEETMRRSFLRMLGVAPQAYRERFATNRRGV, encoded by the coding sequence TGGCGGATATGCCAAAGTCCCCACAGTTCCCGCCAACGCCATCGGCGGCCGCGCCCGCCGCCGCGCGCCGCGCGGTGCACGTGCTCGCGTTCGACGATGTGCAGTTGCTCGACGTCACCGGGCCGCTGCAAGTGTTCGCGAGCGCGAACGATTTCGCCGCGCGCCGCGGGCTCGCGATTCCGTACGCGCCGCGCGTCGTCGCCGCCCACGCGCCTTCGGTGATGTCGTCGGCCGGGCTCGCGTTCGCCGCCGCGCCGCTGCCCGCCGCGCGCGAGCCGTCCGATACGCTGATCGTCGCGGGCGGCTGCGGCGTCCACGGCGCGGCGCGCGATCCGCGGCTCGTCGACTGGGTGCGCCGGCGCGCGGCGTACGCGCGGCGCATCGCGTCGGTGTGCTCGGGCGCGTTCGTGCTCGCGGCGGCGGGGCTGCTGGGCGGACGCCGCGTCGTCACGCACTGGTCGCGCTGCGACGAGCTCGCGCAACGCTATCCCGACGTGCGCGTCGAGCCCGATCCCATTTTCATCCGCGACGGCAACGTCTGGACGTCGGCAGGCGTCACGGCCGGCATCGATCTCGCGCTCGCGCTCGTCGAGGACGACCTCGGCCGCGCGCTGGCGCTCGACGTCGCGCGGTATCTCGTCGTGTTTCTGAAGCGCCCGGGCGGCCAGGCGCAATTCAGCGCCGCGCTGTCGCTGCAGCACGAGGGCGGCTGCTTCGACGAACTGCACGCATGGGCGGCCGCGAATCTCGGCGCGGACTTGTCGGTCGCGGCGCTCGCCGCGCGCGCCGGCATGAGCGAGCGCAGTTTCATGCGCCGCTACCGCGAAGCGACCGGCAGGACGCCCGCGCGGGCGATCGAGCAGATGCGCGTCGAAGCCGCGCGCAACCTGCTCGCCGACGCGCCGCTGCCGATCAAGCGGATCGCCGCGCGCTGCGGATTCGGCAGCGAGGAAACGATGCGCCGCAGTTTCCTGCGCATGCTCGGCGTGGCACCGCAGGCCTATCGCGAGCGGTTCGCGACGAATCGGCGAGGCGTCTGA